The following are from one region of the Haemophilus parainfluenzae genome:
- a CDS encoding sigma-E factor negative regulatory protein, with amino-acid sequence MQKELLSAYMDGEEVSAELTKQLCQDKDSQESWAAYHTVRSVMRKESPVLLGADFTAKMADLIELEEVKHVEITVSQPTPEEADSLPFVQKLKAFFAPMTQIAVAAGVCLVAVVGVQSFNAKSTSITPENPVLQTLPFNNSVQEVSYNAPTKDVATSEQVEQKNRRIGTMLQNYELQRRMHADSLNVGSNQAK; translated from the coding sequence ATGCAAAAAGAGTTACTTTCAGCCTATATGGATGGAGAAGAAGTCAGTGCCGAGTTGACGAAACAACTCTGTCAGGATAAAGATTCACAAGAATCTTGGGCGGCATATCACACAGTAAGATCGGTTATGCGTAAAGAGTCACCAGTGTTATTAGGTGCTGACTTTACGGCGAAAATGGCGGACTTAATTGAATTAGAAGAAGTAAAACACGTAGAGATTACTGTTTCTCAACCAACACCAGAAGAAGCTGATAGCTTACCATTCGTGCAAAAATTAAAAGCATTCTTTGCACCAATGACACAAATTGCGGTGGCTGCAGGTGTGTGTTTGGTGGCAGTAGTGGGTGTACAATCGTTCAATGCAAAAAGCACCTCGATTACACCTGAAAACCCCGTTTTACAAACCTTACCATTTAACAATTCTGTTCAAGAAGTAAGTTACAACGCTCCGACCAAAGATGTAGCGACTTCGGAACAGGTTGAGCAAAAAAATCGCCGTATTGGCACGATGTTGCAAAACTATGAATTACAGCGTCGTATGCATGCAGATAGCTTAAATGTGGGTAGCAACCAAGCGAAATAA
- the rpoE gene encoding RNA polymerase sigma factor RpoE, translated as MAEQLTDQALVERVQQGDKKAFNLLVSRYQNKVAGLLTRYISHNDIPDVVQESFIKAYRSIESFRGDSAFYTWLYRIAVNTAKNYLTAQGRRPPSEDILAEDAESYDVGTHLRDVDTPENEMLSSELEKVVFDTIHSLPEDLRTAITLRELEGLSYEEIAEIMDCPVGTVRSRIFRAREVIENKIQPLMQR; from the coding sequence ATGGCTGAACAGCTAACAGATCAGGCTTTGGTAGAAAGAGTGCAGCAAGGCGATAAAAAAGCCTTTAATTTATTGGTTTCTCGTTATCAAAATAAAGTAGCCGGACTTTTAACCCGCTACATTTCTCATAACGACATTCCAGATGTTGTACAAGAATCCTTTATTAAGGCCTATCGTTCCATTGAATCCTTTCGGGGCGATAGCGCATTCTACACTTGGCTATATCGAATTGCCGTGAATACGGCAAAGAATTACTTAACGGCACAGGGGCGCCGTCCACCGAGCGAAGATATTTTGGCTGAAGATGCCGAAAGCTACGATGTGGGAACCCATCTACGTGATGTAGATACCCCTGAAAACGAAATGTTATCTAGCGAATTGGAAAAAGTGGTGTTTGATACCATTCACAGTTTGCCAGAAGATTTAAGAACCGCGATTACCTTGCGTGAGCTTGAAGGGTTAAGTTACGAAGAGATCGCAGAAATAATGGATTGCCCAGTAGGCACTGTACGTTCTCGCATTTTCCGTGCTCGGGAAGTGATTGAGAACAAAATACAACCGCTTATGCAACGTTAA
- a CDS encoding succinate dehydrogenase assembly factor 2 — MDKYNKLRIEWDCRRGMLELDKIIMPFYKAHFDQLTDDKKDIFIRLLAATDLQLFSWFFNGSQSDDAEVQAMVEYIQDVQKTNVR; from the coding sequence ATGGATAAATACAATAAACTCCGCATTGAATGGGATTGTCGTCGAGGTATGCTTGAGCTGGATAAAATCATCATGCCTTTTTATAAAGCGCATTTTGACCAACTGACTGACGACAAAAAAGATATTTTTATTCGTTTACTTGCTGCCACGGATTTACAACTTTTTTCGTGGTTTTTTAATGGCAGTCAATCAGACGATGCTGAAGTGCAAGCGATGGTTGAATATATCCAAGATGTGCAGAAAACGAATGTCCGTTAA